A region of the Silene latifolia isolate original U9 population chromosome 9, ASM4854445v1, whole genome shotgun sequence genome:
AGTACACCCTCCAATCCTCCATTTTTAAAATTAGTTTAACATCGCTGTTTTGTTTGAGTTTGGTTAGCGTAATTGCTGTATTCGTTTACTATAGATAATGGGTACTTGTAAGTAACTCATGTACCATTCTATATAAAAAAAAGATGAAATCCTTTTCATCTATCTCCCTTGTATTAGTCTCATTACTGTTATAACCATGGTTTTGCATCTTTTGTCTTATTTAACTTCGTGATGTGAAATAAGTTGGGAGTACACCAGTAAAACGCATTTAATAATGTGAGTTTTATGTGATGGAAGTCGattcttatattcttttttatTGCTACAAGGCTTCCCAAAAGTTGTTTAAAAAACTGAGTGAAGCTTTCTTTCTGGAAATGGAACTTCATGATTTAGGCAATCACCAATTCAATTTTCCAAGATCAAACTCAACTTTTAGGTATATTTACTAGCCTTCAACCTCTTTTTAGGCTTTCAACCACTAATCCATTTTTAATTTGCTAATTTTTCGTTGTCATTTTTCTTCATGCTATTTGTGCTCTACATTTGAATTGTTTTCCTGGATATTTAATTATAACACTTTATAAGCTGTTAATTTAAGGATGAAACTGATATTTTACTacatcaaataatcaaatatgCTTCTCCTTTTTTGCTCCTTCATTTATTATTGGGTAAAAATGGGTGGAGGTATTATAATCATACATTTTATAGATTGTACTAACGTGGCAAGGGAGCTTTAGGATATAGACAAAAAAAACCAACGAATGGAAGCCAATAAAAATTTTAGGGGAATTTCAGAGGCTTTTCTTGTGTTCGATGTACCTGTAAGCAGATAAATTAGTCTCGTTAAGTATTCGGTGGTAAGAGCTGAGTTGGTTTCTATCACCTATTAAAATGCAGCGCTATTTAAAAGCGCGGTCTCGGTAAGTATTCGGCGGAATTGTCACCGACTATGGAATGGTAAGTATCATTTGTGGTTGCCTATTCTCTGTGTTTGTAAAATTCTACCCTCGATTCCTTTGACCTGTTCAACTAGATACATCATCAATGAATCAACTTCTCAGTTCTTTTGCACAATAACTAAGGACCACATTAAAATGTTGATGAATATTTAGGCTGAGTAAAAGCCTCAGACCGCGAATCGTACAAGTTCGTCACTTATGTAGTTTTTGCGGCATTGTGGGAATTAGTTCTCACTTGGATAACATGTTTAGCTACATTGACAATGAATATGAGTAGGGGGTTAAGGAATTCGGAGCAGCTGGTGAAACTTATATAAACCGGGCTACAAAAATGGATGTCAAATTGAATACGAGAGTCTTTTTCACGCTAGGGTAAAGTGCATAAAACTATGAAATTAGTATTTAAATTTGGGTGGTAGGTCAAATTGTCACGGAGGAATTATGCAGGTCTGGGGTGTGTTGCTCTCTCAGTTGAAATGTTTTGGCTTGAGACATATTTATCAGTTTCTAGTCTCATGTGTACTAACTTTTCTGTTTTTTTATTCTGGTAAAACTATGTGATAGATATGAGGGAGCCAAATTTCATAGCCGAAATAACTAAGCAGCTAAGGAAATTTCACGAAGTAGATTATTCCTGGTTCCAGAGAACCTCAGCTGTGGATTGACATATCTAACTTCTTTGCAAAAGGTTTTCCTCAGCTGAAATTTTGAGCTATTTTCTTTGAAGAATGATTAAATAATCGCCTAGGGCGcaaataaataattagaaaattTTTGGTCCCTGCCTTTTCTTGTTAGTTTTTCCATCAGTTTCGAGTTCAAACTTTATAGTTTAAATTTTGATGTTTGGTAGCATCCTTAATTATTTGAACCGAAAGAAAAAGTAGTACATTAAGATTTTCAGATGTGATCTTTCAGCTATGAATTTGTTTTTTCTAGTTTTAACTTGCTACACTGATTTATGGGTTATGCAGTTATCTGTAATGCCTACATGTTGTTTAATCTCAGCTTTTGGTTGCACCATCAAACCTCAGATTCGATGATATAAATAAACAAAGGAAGTATGAAACTATCTCCTTCTAAGAAGTTCAAAGTGAAGTCATTTAGATCAAGGTGACCTTCTGTCTCTTTAGTTTCACAAGTATCCTTATTTATGATTCCATTACAAATGACTTATCGTTGTTCTTGTGCTGCTATGCACTAAGAAAAACAACTGAGGGTCTGATAGTCGAGGTTCAAACTTGTAAACTCATTACTTAAAGTTAGTATTATGGGAATGAAAAGGATCTTGTATATCAACTTTTTGTTCATCCCTGCAGAGTTAATtagttgtttcattgttttttttattaaaggGACGTTGCTTAGGCCTCAACGATGGTCATGGACCCTCATGAGCGTGACTTCAGGATGCATAGTTGTCATTATGTCTTGTTTGTGTGAAACTGGTTGATGCTCCCCTTTCTCCACTGGTCTCCTTAGCCAAAGTCGGGTATTGGGTTTATTCTATCGTGTCTCAGAAGCACATAGACAACTTCTGTCAGCTTTAGTTTCTCAGTATGCTCTCAATGGTACATGAATGAGCTTGACTGGTTGATATGCAATACATATATGGGATCATGTTTCTTCAATGATTTCTACACAGTTCTTATTTTTCACACAAAATCATAATTTTAGGGAACGAGCAAAAGTTTTTTTATCCTCTTTCTATCTTAGGATAATATGCTTTACCTAGCATTTCACGTGCTTTGGCGGAAGTAATTGTACGTGAAGCGACATTTTTTTTAGTAAATAGCAAATGAAGTTTTTTATTGTAATTGGTTGATCATACGCTGAAAATAATATGTTTTGGTTGTGTGCTAGGCTTTAACTGAAGGACTTCATGCTCCGGTTGCATTTTCTCAAAATGACTTGCTATCTGGGAACATAATGGTGAATGAAAAGGAAGGTGAAACCACCACCAGGAAGTTAAGCAAAAACTGTACTGATTTGAGTAATAATTATGCCTTTTGTTTGTAGCAAATATTGTACTGATTTTAGAGGGTTTATTTGTCATGTTTATGTATAGATTTCAGAGTATTTATTTCCTAATAAAGAAGGATTGCAATGTAAATTGATAATTAGGATCTATTATTTTAAATTAAATGATTTGAATGATTTTTATCCTGGTGTAAGTTTTGGTATTCAGATTGTATAATTTCGGTAGcaaatttttatatatataaaaaaaacattaatagaTTGCGTCGGTTCTTGAAAGAAATGatgcaaatgagaaaaatgaattggcCCTAAACAAAATATCAATTGCATCAGTTATGACAATAAATGAcgcaaaaaataaagaaaatgcatCGGTTCCATATAGAACTGATGCAAATGTTGAAGCAATTGCGTCAGTTGTACCTACAATTGCATCAGTTTTTAAAAAATAATTGACGCAATTGGTGCttttttgcgtcggtttttaaTACACAACTGACGCAAATGTTGAACTATTTGCGTCGGTTCCACAACTGACGCATATCAAATACGACCCCTCGATATACGTCAGTCCAAAACCGACGCAAAAGGCCCTCTACAACTGACGCAATAGGGGTTTTTTCCATtagtgtgaacaatctaaggtagattcttcacttgtgatcactagaattccaagaggattctgagtgttgttgggcttacctcccggcggtattggtagtcgaccatcctcaatcatgtcttgaagcatatttttcaatttttagcatttttctgtgtcatgacccttacccctatgatattcgcagtatgaattctcgtcccagaacttggatttcttttcaggttcgggtgtagggcctatgggttggagtttgccttgtttcattaacctttttagagcattggagtaagtgtctccaagatttgtaaatttccttggtggggtactcttcttggatggctcgaggaggttaacttcatcggtcttgctagtggagccgtaagaacgacttgttgagccttgatatcctcggcctaccgttttggacaagagccctttacggatgtcatcttcgatcctcgttcctagtacggttaagtctttgaaagttttgatgttttcgtatctcaaatggtttgcatagatgggctttaggttgtccacgaatttctccacaagggtagcctcatccgagcgttcaactagttgggtactagtcttcctccacctacttaggaagtcggtgaaaccttctttgtcattttgggtaagaacctctaaagtgcgcatgttaacttggatctcagcattatccgcatattgcttagcaaactcgatcgcggcgtcttcccaagtagcgatcttcttatgttctagagagtagaaccattgctttgggatggtgtcaagagatgaaggaaagatccttaagaacatctcgggtttgatgcctttgatagacatgtaatccttgaaggcacggatgtgattcaaagggttttcatgccccttgaatttagggatatccgtcatgttgaagttggttggcaatttggaactcacagcctcatacttgcgattattatCCCTATAAATggcatcccctttaagatacatcaattgctcctctaagtattagAGTCGTTTCTcggctgcagtcatacccatgggagggttttcgtccctgaagtcattcacgaagtaatcaacgatttcactttcccgaggaggcaacctcgtttctacggtatagatccggccctcgatggtgtcaaggcgatcatacacttggttttgagtaacttggagctgagctagcgcggttaggattcgatcattaccatcctggagttgattgaagttcacgtcacttgtttcaggcatctttggaaactggataagagatcgacgacgaatcaaaacacgatcgaccattctagcacacttactaagaaagaaatgttttgactcgtgaagtgggtgtgtgccacttgtatcagtgagcttttgaagaaaatgacaagatttgaaaaatgttggtcctagtcaactttagtatagttgtaggagtggactcgaagtgaggctttgaaatgggctttggcccgaaatttgactcgacaaatggacagagttttgactcggttttgcgctaatcattggcttttttcgaaatttaacctttaaaaggattttgattttacaaaaatcgtcatggtttcgtttagaaatggtgatcacgtaaggtacaaacatttatacaagcattataatgggatgctgagtgcatttaaaaaggttttggtttaaagggtgggttgccataccgaacaatcaaacccgaaatctgtggagaggctcgtaccaaacaagagtaaggccgattcctagtccatttcctcaagtagtgaaagtccttgatacaaacaagagtaagtaccatggtatggatgacgtcaatcgctatccatccttaggcccaaataagaattaggaacgtttagacgggacgattggtcgaatgggttgggttgggcctaggaaggccgaataaacgatctaggaagaccgagttatgaaaaccgacaattgtcttgtacaaactattccctaacctagttcaagtttcacccttttggctacacgtaagtgtattatccccagcagagtcaccaaactgtggacgcgggcccacgggggcgcttgggaggagaataagcgtttgcatttgtggagtcgccaccaatttattgtggaaaattggaaaccgttcgaatacctcgtgccatgtcaagacacaaagtagtgacatgaacaccaagaactcgttacccttagcattctatgtctagaatgactctcgtggatgccaatgaacacggatgttcacagagatctggagtaaggggtgagggtacgtattaggaagctcttttgatcgaacacctaatcccgcctgcctcgatagcggcctctactaatgattagggaagttatctatacttgatatattgtcgattatatgcatgcaatgcaacatccaagttttaatcctagcatgtgaagatttaactaagtcggtgaacaattaatttagcaaacaattaggtcgaagtaggaatttaagctcaattacatgtgaaagcatacaaatggtacaatagaagaaatacaataatgcaataatgaaaattacaataattacaatgggttcaattgatttatgtcgaaaatactttcaaaacggataatttgagaaagaataaacaaatgaattaacgaacaggaattaggcgataatacgattaatagttaattaaatacgtaagctaattaaactaggtcaaagaagaacggaagttcagagacagaagtcaacctggaacaggcgcagcagagctacgcccactggaagaggcacagcagttgctgcgtctgttccaaggctgagttctggctgtgaagccggaactgcaaatcgttaatattcgtgggtgaatttaatgattgattacaaTATTCGACTCGgttgaaagtgatttaatacattaattacatgcgaatgagtcataaaggcgataaaacatggatgaaacgaacgtaaatgaattaattacatgaatgaaagattgattagtgacatgggtgaactaagtaagttaaatatgacgaattaatgaagaactaatgatgaatatgacaatagacagatgaaaatataccaaagatcgaattccagagattcaatatgaaagaatcgaatctctccaacccggattgattttaatgacgaaaacccgcaaatattggattacttgggatttaagtcgggatttaatgatgaattatattcTAATGACTAACAATACGTTAAAGTTATTATActtaaaattatcgtgttaaagaAACGGTGAACAATTGATAACGGAACAAAAcgatcgaattatcaaaagacgaaggaagaagaaaggaagcaggaactgcggcagcctcacgaagaggcgcagcaggtgctgcgtcccttcgaagaggcgcagcagttgctgcgtcctttctcgacgtctctctcctgataatccgtaaaaaaggttttaaacacggttttataaatcggttttaagaagtactttcgacataaaccttacattaatgatacaaaaagtaaataacaataaagaaagaaggatttacaccctcagacttacatgtttgacgaaatgagatgaactaagttaacgattagtgatgctcgactcgaatgtaacgaaagtgccctcgtaagaggaaaacgattaagattacttaagttgattatggtggagttggtcaaattggtcggtcatgcaaacgaggctggtactcagaaggatccgagcttacgtggtcgaatgttcaagcacgtagacgccaaaaagtaagaacgtggtctagaatgcaaagggagaagagaagggcggacactcgcgtgagaaatatgaggagcgaaggctcctatttatactaatcacgtgaaggaattagggttttcggagaaactttggaagtgaatctcgaaaagatatgaaaagatacgaaaaatacgcagaaaagaacttgggaagaggcgcaacagtcactgcgtcccttggaagaggcacagcacctgctgcgtctcttcccaggtggtttcctcctgcggaagaaagatttccgtgtttaatttatggaataacggaataattcggttttccttaatattttgtgtgaatattacggaaaattctttaccaaagattaaaagatagtgaaatatggaatagaaatatccggaatattccagaacattctgactcgggttttagcggttatcagaaaatagagacggttttaggcccggactccaaatgtactctaattactgtcaaaacgaccgtatcggcgtgtagatgacaattaagaggtagacatcagtatctgagcaatcacttaacgataaacttaagaactgtcacaaatcgttccgcgtaccaaacatgcggcccaatcatcaccgggtggtttgcgggaggtgcagaaatgaggtatctacacaatcTTATCTTGATCCACAGATATTCCCCTCCCAGAGATGATGTACCCTAAGAACTTGTTTTCAGAAGCCAAGAAGGTACATTTCTCTAACTTTCCAAACAGCTTGCTGCCTCTCAGAATCTGGAACACTTTCTCAAGATGGCTCAAATGTTCTCCTGTGGATTTGCTGTAGATGAGGATATCATCAAAGTATACCACAACAAACCTTACCAAACAAGGCCTCAACACTTCTGTCATTAATCTCATAAAAGTGCTGGGGGCATttgataacccaaatggcataaccaacCACTCATAGAGCCCTTGCTTAGTTTTGAAGGTAGTCTTCCACTCATCACCTTCTCTGATTCTCACTTGGTGATAACCTTGCgtaagatcaattttagaaaagatcCTGGCACCACTTAACTCATCTAGCATGTCATCCAATCTAGGTATAGGGAGTCAGGGATTCTCTTACAAACCCTTTGTTCATTAGCTCATCAATCTGCTTCTGTAATTCTCTTGTAGCATCAGGATCACACCTGTATGCAGGTCTGTTAGGGAGTACAGATCCTGGCACAAGGTCAATAAGGTGCTCAATGCCTCTTAGTGGGGACAGTCCACTGGGCAATTCAGCAGGGAAGACATCCTGATATTGTTCCAGTAATGGTCTAATCTCTGCTGGCAGTTGATGTTTCACATCCTCATGAATCTCTCTGGACAGCAAGATAAGAACAGGTTGCTCTTGCTGCATTTCCTTGACCATTTCTGCTTCAGATAGAAACAAGACTCCATTGAGTTCATCAGTCACACTTGGACTCCCATAGTTCTTCTGATTAGGTGGTAGAGGGGTCAATGTGATCTTCTTGCTACCTTGCTTGAAGAAATAGGTATTGCTCCTTCCCTGGTGGATAGAATTCTTATCAAATTCCCATGGTCTACCCAACAGTAggtggcaagcatccatagggaCCACATCACACAAGATTTCATCTTTATAAACATTGCCAATTGAAAATGGAACCAGGCATTGTTTATCCACCTTAacttctgctcccttgtttaACCATCTGAGCTTGTAAGGGTTGGGGTGCTCCTGGGTGCTGAGATTGAGTTTATTAATCATGGTGACAGATGCCACATTGGTGCAGCTTCCCCCCATCAATGATCAAATTGCATACCCTTCCCTGAATAGTACATCTACTCCTGAAAATGAGGGATCTGATCCTCCTCTAATGGTGCTTGTTGAGAGTGCATTACCCTCCACAAAACAAGACTATGGCCTGTATCAGGGTGAGCCAAGACTTGTTCCTGGTTGGGTTCCTCCTCAAGAGTTGTCTCCTAATTCACTGGctcctcctcatactcaactgAACCCTCTCTTTCCCACTCTTCTACTTCCATTGCTGTCAATGCTCTCTTGGAAGGATAGTCCTTCCTAAAGTGACCATACCATTGGCATTGAAAGCATTTAATCTTTTCTTTGGTTAGAGGTGGGTTGGACTTAGGGAACATGGGTGTCTTTCCTTTGTCTCCTCCAGTTTGGGACACTGGTTTAGGTGTCTCAGTAATTTTAACACCAGTGTAAGGTCTAAAGACAGGTTTGGGTTTAGGAGTAGTAGGTTTAGATTTCCCCATTTTTTCCACTCTGAGTGCCAAGTTTACAACATCATCATAAGACCGGTTGCATTCTAACCTTAGTAGCAATGTTCTTATCAAGTCCTTCTAAGAACCTAGCAAGTCTTTGTTCAGGTTTCTCATTTATCTCACACTGTAAGGTTAGTTGTTCAAATTCTCTCAAATAGGTCTCAAGAGGTCTCTCATCCTGCCTAAGCTTAGATAACTTAATGAACAGATCCTGAGTGTAATCCTTGGTAACAAATTTATTCAGCATTTTCTTTTTAAGCTTAGACCAAGATCTAATGGGTTCTTTCCCTTCCCTTAATCTCTGATGTTTAAGGTTGTCATACCACAGTGATGCATAACCCTTTAATTTCAACATAGCAACTTTACAAGACTTAGCAtcattgtaatttttgaattCAAATATCTTTTCAACATCCATAATCCATTCTAGCAAGTCATCAGGATTAAGACTACCagaaaaatcaggaatttctacctttaggtGTTTGTCTGCTTGCTCAAGAGCCTCCTCTTGTGTTCTGATGCTTTCCTCAGACTTTGACTCATAACCAGGTGGTGGTTGTCCTCTCCCTACTCCCATAAATAAGCCTCTGCCTCTGCCTCTTCCTCTTGGAGGTGGTTGTCTCCTGGGATC
Encoded here:
- the LOC141601135 gene encoding uncharacterized protein LOC141601135, producing the protein MGGSCTNVASVTMINKLNLSTQEHPNPYKLRWLNKGAEVKVDKQCLVPFSIGNVYKDEILCDVVPMDACHLLLGRPWEFDKNSIHQGRSNTYFFKQGSKKITLTPLPPNQKNYGSPSVTDELNGVLFLSEAEMVKEMQQEQPVLILLSREIHEDVKHQLPAEIRPLLEQYQDVFPAELPSGLSPLRGIEHLIDLVPGSVLPNRPAYRCDPDATRELQKQIDELMNKGFVRESLTPYT